A region from the Prevotella melaninogenica genome encodes:
- a CDS encoding FKBP-type peptidyl-prolyl cis-trans isomerase: MGKKQEYKLKNKEYLIELSQKEGVKSLPNGVLYEIIKEGSGEGKVTARSIVTCHYCGSLITGKVFDDSWQRGIPEAFRVNELIPGFQTALCAMHKGDYWRVYIPYQEGYGTKRDGDIPAFSTLIFEIELIAIG; encoded by the coding sequence ATGGGAAAGAAACAAGAATATAAATTAAAGAACAAGGAATACCTCATAGAACTGAGCCAAAAAGAAGGAGTGAAGTCACTTCCAAATGGTGTGCTTTACGAGATCATCAAGGAAGGAAGCGGTGAAGGTAAGGTGACAGCACGCTCCATTGTCACTTGCCATTATTGTGGTAGCCTTATAACGGGTAAGGTGTTCGACGATAGTTGGCAACGGGGTATCCCTGAAGCTTTCCGTGTGAACGAATTGATTCCGGGATTTCAAACAGCACTCTGTGCAATGCATAAAGGCGATTATTGGCGTGTATATATTCCGTATCAAGAGGGCTATGGCACAAAGCGTGATGGTGACATTCCTGCTTTTTCCACATTGATTTTTGAGATTGAACTCATTGCTATTGGATAA
- a CDS encoding glucosaminidase domain-containing protein → MKRYIFLILSFLSILPGVVAGQARWNQVYQAYIDQYKDMAIEGMLKYGVPASITLAQGLLESGAGRGRLVLLGNNHFGIKCHGWLGRTISHDDDAKGECFRAYDSALESFEDHCKFLRDRPRYRSLFSLDRTDYRGWAYGLKRAGYATNPVYAQSLINIIELYKLYEYDNANHYDRFMAHHSGENTTIRGVENERSNPVQVLGPHSINKYNENYYIIVRQGDSFKSLSKELEIGVGKLAKYNERDKHDRLIPGEYIWLKKKQKKAPKEFKKRPYYVGKSESLYDIAQRYGIRLKSLVKKNKTIAERGLRIGDQVTLY, encoded by the coding sequence ATGAAGCGATATATCTTCCTTATTCTCTCATTCCTCTCTATATTACCTGGCGTTGTAGCTGGACAAGCAAGGTGGAATCAAGTTTATCAAGCTTATATTGATCAGTATAAAGACATGGCTATTGAGGGTATGCTGAAGTATGGTGTACCAGCAAGTATCACGCTTGCACAAGGTCTGCTTGAGAGTGGAGCTGGGCGTGGTAGACTTGTACTCCTTGGTAATAACCACTTTGGCATTAAATGTCATGGTTGGCTGGGTCGTACGATTTCGCATGATGATGATGCAAAAGGAGAATGTTTCCGTGCGTATGATAGTGCGTTAGAAAGTTTCGAAGATCATTGTAAGTTCCTCCGTGATCGTCCACGTTATAGAAGTTTGTTTAGTTTGGATAGAACAGATTATCGTGGTTGGGCATACGGATTGAAGCGAGCTGGCTATGCTACGAATCCTGTTTATGCACAGAGTCTGATAAATATCATAGAGCTTTATAAGCTTTACGAATATGATAATGCGAATCATTATGATCGCTTCATGGCTCATCACAGTGGTGAAAATACTACCATACGAGGTGTTGAAAATGAACGTTCAAACCCTGTTCAGGTTTTAGGACCTCATTCTATAAATAAATATAATGAAAATTACTATATCATTGTAAGACAGGGAGATTCGTTTAAGTCTTTAAGTAAAGAATTAGAGATTGGTGTGGGTAAATTGGCAAAGTACAATGAGCGTGATAAGCATGACCGTCTTATTCCGGGTGAGTATATCTGGTTGAAGAAGAAACAGAAGAAAGCACCGAAGGAGTTTAAGAAACGCCCATATTACGTAGGCAAGTCTGAGAGCTTATACGATATTGCACAACGATATGGTATCCGTTTGAAGAGTCTCGTAAAAAAGAATAAAACGATTGCTGAGCGTGGCTTGAGAATTGGGGATCAAGTGACATTATATTAA
- a CDS encoding polysaccharide biosynthesis/export family protein: MKKIIFSLIVTAMIMTMTGCGSSKGFTYLENADSISLAASRGLYDARIMPKDELTITVNTTDPDAAAPFNLQVRNQLGGGKQVASGGGSLQGYLVDNSGFINFPVIGKIHVSGLTKPECEDLIKSKIQPYLARTENPIVTVRMSSYHITVLGEVGNPGVIPVATEKMSVLEAIAQAGDLGVYGKRNNIMLIREDATGQKHVVRLNLNDANLLNSPYYYLQQNDVLYVQPNSVKAKNSGIGSSTTLWFSFIGIVTSVASLLVNVLRK, from the coding sequence ATGAAAAAGATTATTTTCTCCCTCATAGTTACGGCTATGATTATGACTATGACAGGATGTGGCTCAAGTAAGGGCTTTACTTACTTAGAGAATGCTGATTCTATTAGCCTTGCTGCCTCACGTGGTTTGTATGATGCACGCATTATGCCAAAAGACGAATTGACAATTACAGTAAATACTACTGACCCAGATGCTGCGGCTCCTTTCAATTTACAGGTACGTAACCAGTTGGGGGGTGGCAAGCAGGTTGCTTCAGGTGGTGGTTCTTTGCAGGGCTACTTGGTTGACAACTCCGGTTTCATCAATTTCCCAGTGATTGGTAAGATTCATGTTAGTGGTTTGACAAAACCAGAGTGTGAAGACCTTATCAAGAGTAAGATTCAGCCTTATTTGGCTCGCACAGAGAATCCTATTGTTACTGTTCGTATGAGCAGCTATCATATAACTGTTCTTGGCGAAGTAGGTAATCCAGGTGTTATTCCTGTTGCAACGGAGAAGATGAGCGTGCTGGAGGCAATTGCTCAGGCTGGTGACCTTGGTGTTTATGGTAAACGTAATAACATTATGTTGATTCGTGAAGATGCAACAGGTCAGAAGCATGTCGTACGCTTGAATCTCAATGATGCAAACCTGCTTAACTCACCTTACTATTATCTTCAGCAGAATGATGTCCTCTATGTTCAGCCAAACAGTGTAAAGGCTAAGAACTCTGGAATAGGTAGTTCTACTACTCTCTGGTTCTCTTTCATCGGTATTGTGACATCAGTTGCATCGCTGCTCGTAAACGTATTGAGAAAGTAA
- a CDS encoding tetratricopeptide repeat protein → MAVRITGKLIITLLLFLTTSIPASAQKSKDAEELGKALEYFTSAKYHEALLIFQRLDKEYKLNERFKAYIGLCYYHDWDYEAAAKYLESVMPKLELFAPHERSVYYYTTAESNFYLKKYKEAIPYYEKTLTVCYEREKGDVYYRLGLCNMFLQSWKPAYDQYMNAEKIYTQYKQEEDVQGRLAQIKRMAAACWANYKATLPKDSLLNTSKKTTNKDNETTQLKNISTIIKSLISTMLLPSTTPDNVKDIIKKRENKT, encoded by the coding sequence ATGGCTGTAAGAATAACAGGAAAATTAATCATAACGCTTCTGCTATTCCTAACGACTTCTATCCCTGCATCTGCACAGAAGAGTAAGGATGCTGAAGAATTGGGAAAAGCACTGGAATACTTTACTTCAGCAAAGTATCATGAAGCTCTGCTTATCTTTCAGCGATTAGATAAAGAATATAAGCTTAACGAACGTTTCAAGGCTTATATTGGCTTATGCTATTACCACGATTGGGATTATGAAGCAGCAGCTAAATATTTGGAAAGTGTCATGCCCAAATTGGAATTGTTCGCTCCCCATGAACGCTCAGTCTACTATTATACTACGGCTGAAAGCAACTTTTATCTAAAGAAGTATAAGGAAGCCATCCCCTACTATGAGAAAACATTAACCGTATGTTATGAACGTGAGAAAGGCGATGTCTATTATCGGTTAGGCCTATGCAATATGTTTCTACAATCATGGAAACCAGCATACGATCAATATATGAATGCTGAAAAGATTTATACTCAATATAAGCAGGAAGAAGATGTGCAGGGACGACTTGCACAGATAAAACGTATGGCTGCTGCGTGTTGGGCGAATTATAAGGCTACATTGCCTAAAGATTCCTTATTAAATACATCTAAAAAAACGACCAACAAAGACAATGAAACGACGCAATTAAAAAACATATCGACAATTATCAAATCGTTGATTTCTACGATGTTATTACCATCTACAACGCCAGATAATGTAAAAGATATTATCAAAAAAAGAGAAAATAAAACTTGA
- a CDS encoding GTP-binding protein — MEIKETPVLLLTGYLGSGKTTLVNKILANKKGIKFAVIVNDIGEVNIDADLIEAGGVVDQKDDSLVALQNGCICCTLKMDLVQQLNEIVSQKNFDYIVIEASGICEPAPIAQTICAYPQMYPDFAKNGKAVLDAIVTVVDARRMCDEFSAGNDLLKKDLQEDDIENLLIQQIEFCNIILLNKVDDVNKEELGLVKEIIRSLQPKAEIIECNYGDVDLDKIINTGDFNFDKVATSASWIAEIEGHEDEEEEHEHDEHDEHDHHHDHDDHDDDHHEHHHHHHHHHHGLENEESGEALEYNIQTFVYYARRPFDINFFDDFVARQWPKQIIRCKGLCYFANEKDICYVFEQAGKQVSLRNAGQWYATMPQFQLREFLENNPKLKKDWEEPYGDRMQKLVFIGQDLDKEAITKALDTCLTDF; from the coding sequence ATGGAAATAAAAGAGACTCCTGTCCTCCTGCTTACGGGTTATTTAGGCAGTGGTAAGACTACTTTAGTAAACAAGATTCTTGCCAACAAAAAAGGTATTAAGTTTGCCGTTATCGTCAACGATATTGGCGAAGTAAACATTGATGCCGACCTCATTGAGGCAGGCGGTGTTGTTGATCAAAAGGACGATTCGCTCGTTGCTCTTCAGAATGGTTGTATCTGCTGCACGTTAAAGATGGACTTAGTGCAGCAACTGAATGAAATCGTCTCACAGAAGAATTTTGACTATATCGTCATAGAGGCGAGCGGCATCTGCGAGCCAGCTCCAATCGCACAAACTATCTGTGCTTATCCACAGATGTATCCAGACTTTGCAAAGAATGGTAAGGCTGTACTCGACGCTATCGTAACTGTTGTTGATGCACGTCGTATGTGTGACGAATTCTCAGCTGGTAACGACCTTCTGAAGAAGGATTTGCAAGAAGATGACATTGAGAACTTGCTTATCCAGCAAATTGAGTTCTGCAATATAATCCTTCTAAACAAGGTTGATGATGTCAACAAGGAAGAGTTAGGATTGGTGAAGGAGATTATCCGTTCACTTCAACCAAAGGCTGAGATTATCGAATGTAATTATGGCGATGTTGATTTAGACAAGATTATCAACACTGGCGACTTCAATTTCGACAAGGTTGCGACCTCCGCTTCATGGATTGCCGAAATTGAAGGTCACGAGGATGAAGAGGAAGAACATGAACATGATGAACATGATGAACATGACCATCATCACGACCATGACGACCACGACGACGACCATCATGAGCATCACCACCATCACCACCACCATCATCATGGCTTGGAGAACGAAGAGAGCGGTGAGGCTTTGGAATACAACATCCAAACCTTTGTCTACTATGCACGTCGTCCATTCGACATTAACTTCTTTGATGACTTCGTTGCACGTCAGTGGCCAAAGCAGATTATCCGTTGTAAGGGACTATGCTACTTCGCTAACGAGAAGGATATCTGTTATGTCTTTGAACAGGCTGGTAAGCAAGTAAGCCTTCGCAATGCTGGTCAGTGGTATGCAACTATGCCACAATTCCAATTACGTGAGTTCCTTGAGAATAATCCTAAACTTAAGAAGGATTGGGAGGAGCCATACGGTGACAGAATGCAGAAATTAGTATTCATTGGTCAAGACCTTGATAAAGAGGCTATCACCAAAGCTTTGGATACTTGTCTGACTGATTTCTAA
- the glmS gene encoding glutamine--fructose-6-phosphate transaminase (isomerizing), which yields MCGIVGYIGTKREAYPILIKGLQRLEYRGYDSAGVALISKGRELNVYKTKGKVADLEEFCSDKDITGCVGIAHTRWATHGEPSSLNAHPHYSQSKNLAIIHNGIIENYAEIKHNLMEKGMTFQSETDTEVLVQLIDYIQTKKNLSLLEAVQLALHQVIGAYAIAILDKRNPDTIISARKQSPLVVGIGDGEFFLGSDASPIVEYTDKVVYLDDGNIAVMKLGEELKVVNILNEELSPEVRTVDINLGEIEKGGFPHFMLKEIFAQPECLKNCMRGRVHPEHTQVTLRALIDHRDKLLNAKRIIIVACGTSWHAGLIGKQLIEEYCRIPVQVEYASEFRYGNPVVGDGDVVIAISQSGETADTLAAVELAKSKGAFIYGICNAIGSSIPRATDTGTYIHVGPEIGVASTKAFTGQVTVLTMFALVLANAKGTISEEDYKKVIKELAEMPSIIEEALKSNEQIADLARTFTYARNFLYLGRGYSYPVALEGALKLKEISYIHAEGYPAAEMKHGPIALIDSDMPVVAIATHNGMYEKVRCNIQEIKARQGRVIALVSKGDTTISKIADAVIELPDMMECLEPLVATVPLQLLAYHIAVCKGKDVDQPRNLAKSVTVE from the coding sequence ATGTGTGGAATTGTAGGATACATTGGAACAAAGCGTGAAGCTTATCCTATTTTAATAAAAGGCTTACAGCGCCTTGAATATAGGGGATATGACAGTGCAGGTGTTGCATTGATAAGTAAAGGTAGGGAGCTGAATGTTTATAAGACAAAAGGAAAGGTTGCCGACTTGGAAGAGTTTTGTTCAGATAAGGACATAACAGGTTGTGTTGGTATTGCTCATACACGTTGGGCAACACATGGTGAACCTTCTTCATTAAATGCTCATCCGCATTATTCACAGTCGAAGAATCTTGCTATTATTCATAATGGCATTATTGAGAACTATGCTGAAATTAAGCATAATCTCATGGAAAAAGGAATGACATTTCAGTCAGAAACTGATACGGAAGTATTAGTGCAATTGATTGATTATATACAAACAAAGAAAAATCTTAGTTTGCTGGAAGCTGTTCAGTTAGCACTTCATCAGGTAATTGGTGCATATGCCATAGCTATACTTGACAAGCGCAATCCTGATACTATTATTTCGGCACGTAAGCAGAGCCCATTAGTAGTGGGCATTGGTGATGGAGAGTTCTTTCTTGGCTCGGATGCCAGTCCTATTGTAGAGTATACGGATAAGGTTGTATACTTAGACGATGGCAATATTGCCGTTATGAAGTTAGGAGAAGAACTGAAGGTTGTTAATATTCTAAATGAAGAACTGTCACCAGAAGTGCGTACAGTAGATATTAATCTTGGAGAGATAGAGAAAGGAGGCTTTCCTCACTTTATGCTCAAAGAGATTTTTGCACAGCCAGAGTGTTTGAAGAATTGTATGCGAGGACGTGTACATCCAGAACATACTCAGGTGACACTGAGAGCCTTGATAGATCATCGTGATAAGTTGTTGAATGCGAAGCGTATAATTATTGTCGCTTGTGGTACAAGTTGGCATGCAGGACTAATTGGTAAACAGCTGATTGAGGAGTATTGTCGTATTCCTGTTCAGGTCGAATATGCAAGTGAATTCCGTTATGGGAATCCTGTGGTTGGTGATGGTGATGTTGTGATAGCCATCTCACAGAGTGGTGAAACAGCAGATACACTTGCTGCAGTAGAACTTGCAAAATCAAAGGGTGCGTTTATTTATGGTATTTGTAATGCCATTGGTTCAAGTATTCCACGTGCAACAGACACAGGAACCTACATTCATGTAGGACCTGAGATTGGCGTAGCATCAACGAAGGCTTTTACAGGACAGGTTACAGTGTTGACAATGTTTGCGCTTGTACTTGCCAATGCAAAGGGAACTATCAGCGAAGAAGATTACAAGAAAGTGATAAAAGAGTTGGCTGAAATGCCTTCTATTATAGAAGAGGCGTTAAAGTCAAATGAGCAGATAGCAGACTTAGCACGTACGTTTACTTACGCCCGTAACTTCCTCTATCTTGGTCGAGGATATAGTTATCCGGTAGCTCTTGAAGGCGCATTGAAGTTGAAGGAGATATCCTATATACATGCTGAAGGCTATCCAGCAGCAGAGATGAAACATGGACCAATAGCTTTGATAGATTCAGATATGCCTGTCGTAGCTATTGCAACACATAATGGCATGTATGAGAAGGTTCGTTGTAATATCCAAGAAATAAAGGCACGACAAGGACGCGTGATAGCTTTAGTTTCAAAGGGTGATACAACCATCTCTAAAATAGCAGATGCTGTTATAGAACTCCCAGACATGATGGAATGTCTTGAGCCATTAGTGGCAACGGTTCCATTGCAGCTATTGGCTTATCATATTGCTGTATGTAAAGGCAAGGATGTTGATCAGCCAAGAAATCTGGCTAAGTCTGTAACAGTAGAGTAG
- a CDS encoding 2-amino-4-hydroxy-6-hydroxymethyldihydropteridine diphosphokinase — MKIIIALGSNINQEENISKAQTLLKQCFEGVKFSKPQWTEAIGIESDKFLNCIGTFETEWTLNQVKQCLKEIEKTMGDSHENHQKGKVLIDIDLAQYGEEIVKEIIWL; from the coding sequence ATGAAGATAATTATCGCACTTGGTTCAAATATTAATCAAGAAGAGAATATTTCCAAAGCACAGACACTCTTAAAACAATGTTTCGAGGGTGTCAAATTCTCTAAGCCCCAATGGACTGAAGCAATTGGAATAGAGTCTGACAAATTCTTGAATTGTATAGGAACTTTTGAAACTGAATGGACACTCAATCAAGTAAAACAATGCCTGAAAGAGATTGAAAAGACTATGGGTGACTCACACGAAAATCACCAAAAAGGAAAGGTTCTGATTGATATTGACCTTGCACAATATGGCGAGGAGATTGTAAAGGAGATAATATGGCTGTAA
- a CDS encoding sugar transferase yields the protein MFLKWLFDKLASLFGLLFLSPVLLVVAILIKVKMPGPILFCQKRVGQYGKLFTVYKFRSMTVKAEAAVASRDSEATSIASTEQCRITPLGEKLRRYKLDELPELWNVLKGDMSFVGPRPDVPGYADQLQGEERDILKLKPGITGPASLKYRNEEELLASVENPAQYNDEVIFPDKVKLNLYYLKHYSFIKDIQMIICTVLGKKMDYAGEKI from the coding sequence ATGTTTTTAAAATGGTTATTTGATAAACTTGCATCTTTGTTTGGGTTGCTATTCCTTAGTCCAGTATTATTGGTTGTAGCAATTCTGATTAAGGTGAAGATGCCTGGTCCTATATTGTTCTGTCAGAAGCGAGTGGGGCAGTATGGGAAACTATTTACCGTTTATAAGTTCAGATCCATGACTGTTAAGGCTGAGGCAGCAGTGGCAAGTCGGGATTCAGAAGCAACTTCTATTGCTTCAACTGAACAGTGCCGTATCACACCACTTGGCGAGAAACTCAGACGTTATAAGTTAGACGAGTTACCTGAACTTTGGAATGTCCTCAAGGGTGATATGAGTTTTGTCGGTCCACGCCCAGACGTTCCTGGTTATGCTGATCAGTTGCAAGGCGAAGAAAGAGATATACTGAAGTTAAAGCCAGGAATAACAGGTCCAGCCAGTTTGAAGTATAGAAATGAGGAAGAACTCTTAGCTTCTGTAGAGAATCCTGCACAATATAATGATGAGGTGATTTTCCCAGACAAAGTAAAGTTAAACCTCTATTATCTCAAACACTATTCATTTATAAAAGATATTCAAATGATTATCTGTACGGTTCTCGGTAAAAAGATGGACTATGCAGGTGAAAAAATATAA
- a CDS encoding MATE family efflux transporter: MDNWNKEILRLAIPSIISNVTVPLLGLVDLAVVGHIGNETYISAIAVGSMIFNVIYWLLGFLRMGTSGMTSQAYGRQDAQECLNILIRTLMIGVGVGIVFVIAQRGIEWRMLRLMNTPKVSWHYVAIYFRIVIWGAPAMLGLYGLTGWFIGMQDTRTPMMVAVLQNVVNIVASLFFVFVLGWQISGVAAGTVIAQWAGFVVSLYAANKRIKSGKEEGLNSDISNSEFLRSTFRRVLAMQGEWSEFFRVNKDIFLRTLCLVAVNFFFTSAGGKQGAMMLAVNTLLMTLFTLFSYMMDGFAYAGEALSGKYYGAGDKIGLHITVHRLFGFGFVMVLMFTTVYVFGGVDFLRLLTSDTAVVAAAQPYLLWAYLIPLAGMAAFVLDGVFIGLTETKGMLFSTAMAMVTFFAVYYLFCGDYGNNALWIAFLSFLGMRGVASILWARRYLVIF, from the coding sequence ATGGATAACTGGAACAAGGAGATTCTTCGCCTTGCCATCCCTTCTATTATAAGTAATGTGACGGTTCCACTGTTGGGTCTTGTCGACTTAGCAGTAGTGGGTCATATCGGTAATGAAACCTATATCAGTGCGATAGCAGTTGGTTCAATGATATTTAACGTCATCTACTGGCTGTTAGGATTCCTACGTATGGGCACGAGTGGTATGACTTCACAGGCGTATGGTAGACAAGATGCGCAGGAGTGTTTGAATATTCTTATACGCACGCTGATGATAGGGGTGGGTGTGGGAATTGTCTTTGTTATAGCACAGCGTGGGATAGAGTGGAGGATGCTCCGCTTAATGAATACACCGAAAGTCTCCTGGCATTATGTAGCCATCTATTTTAGGATTGTTATTTGGGGTGCTCCTGCTATGTTAGGACTCTATGGGTTGACGGGATGGTTTATTGGGATGCAGGATACGCGTACACCGATGATGGTGGCAGTACTACAAAATGTCGTTAATATCGTTGCCTCCCTGTTCTTCGTATTCGTCCTTGGTTGGCAGATTAGTGGTGTTGCTGCAGGTACAGTTATAGCTCAGTGGGCAGGGTTTGTAGTATCTTTATATGCTGCAAACAAGCGAATAAAATCTGGAAAAGAAGAAGGGTTGAATTCAGATATAAGTAATAGTGAGTTCCTACGGTCAACTTTTCGTCGTGTCTTGGCAATGCAAGGGGAGTGGAGTGAGTTCTTTCGTGTGAATAAAGACATCTTCCTGCGAACACTTTGTTTGGTGGCAGTAAACTTCTTCTTTACTTCAGCTGGTGGGAAGCAAGGTGCAATGATGTTGGCAGTCAATACATTACTGATGACATTGTTTACGCTATTCTCATATATGATGGATGGCTTTGCATACGCAGGCGAGGCTTTAAGTGGCAAATATTATGGTGCTGGGGATAAGATAGGACTACATATAACGGTTCATCGGTTGTTTGGCTTTGGCTTCGTAATGGTGCTAATGTTTACGACTGTTTATGTTTTTGGGGGTGTTGATTTTCTGCGTCTTCTCACAAGCGATACAGCTGTTGTGGCAGCAGCACAACCTTATCTCCTCTGGGCATACCTTATTCCACTGGCAGGAATGGCAGCTTTTGTGTTAGATGGGGTCTTTATTGGACTGACAGAAACCAAAGGAATGTTATTTTCAACAGCGATGGCAATGGTAACATTCTTTGCGGTTTATTATCTGTTCTGTGGTGATTATGGCAATAACGCCTTATGGATAGCGTTCTTATCGTTTCTCGGTATGAGAGGTGTTGCGTCTATTCTGTGGGCACGTCGCTATTTAGTAATTTTTTAA
- a CDS encoding aminotransferase class I/II-fold pyridoxal phosphate-dependent enzyme translates to MERNRVLLCLAHMSGNEMRYIQEAFDTNWVVPLGPNVNGFEDDLRRFSVSVSPSGERRSFLEKEEYPQTIMAHEDNPDNLWKESLPGLEDKRIVALCSGTSAVHLSLVALGVKAGDEVICQSFTFCASSHPVTYLGATPVFVDSEKETWNLDPVLLEEAIKDRIAKTGKKPKAIIVVYLYGMPAKIKEILAVADKYDIPVVEDAAEGLGSRYEGQVCGTFGEYGVLSFNGNKMITTSGGGALVCPNEEARNNVMFYATQAREGYPYYQHEKIGYNYRMSNVCAGIGRGQMTVLDEHIAHHRHIAHLYEEAFSKIDGITFHANPSPEFDSNFWLNTMVLDPSVKVKGQENAYKTTVQGAVGGAAGVIHSVDNAHTDCEPNANVEAMRVFLDKANIESRPLWKPMHKQPCYKDCPAYVNGVSENLFKVGMCLPSGPLVTDDDVKYIVEKIKEAMV, encoded by the coding sequence ATGGAAAGAAACCGTGTTTTACTTTGTCTCGCTCACATGAGTGGTAACGAGATGAGATACATCCAAGAGGCGTTTGATACCAATTGGGTGGTGCCATTGGGTCCAAATGTCAATGGTTTTGAAGATGATTTGAGACGTTTTTCAGTCTCTGTAAGTCCTTCAGGTGAAAGAAGAAGCTTCCTTGAAAAAGAGGAATATCCACAGACAATTATGGCGCATGAGGATAATCCTGATAACTTGTGGAAGGAGTCTTTGCCAGGATTGGAGGATAAGCGTATTGTAGCACTCTGTTCTGGTACTTCTGCTGTACATCTCTCTTTGGTTGCATTGGGCGTAAAGGCAGGTGATGAGGTTATCTGTCAGAGTTTCACTTTCTGTGCCAGTTCACATCCAGTAACTTACCTTGGTGCAACTCCAGTGTTTGTTGACTCAGAAAAGGAAACATGGAATCTTGACCCTGTGTTGTTAGAGGAAGCAATTAAAGATAGAATTGCTAAGACGGGAAAGAAGCCAAAAGCAATTATTGTCGTTTATCTCTATGGTATGCCTGCAAAGATAAAGGAGATACTTGCTGTTGCAGATAAGTATGATATACCAGTTGTTGAGGATGCTGCAGAGGGATTAGGGTCACGATATGAGGGACAGGTATGTGGTACCTTTGGTGAGTATGGTGTTCTGTCATTTAATGGAAACAAGATGATTACCACATCAGGTGGTGGTGCACTTGTTTGTCCTAATGAAGAAGCTCGTAATAATGTGATGTTCTATGCAACACAGGCTCGTGAGGGTTATCCATACTATCAGCACGAGAAGATTGGATATAACTATCGTATGAGTAATGTCTGTGCAGGTATCGGCCGTGGTCAGATGACAGTTCTTGATGAGCATATTGCCCATCACCGTCATATTGCTCATTTGTATGAAGAGGCTTTCAGTAAGATAGATGGTATTACCTTCCACGCAAACCCTTCACCAGAGTTCGATTCAAACTTCTGGTTGAACACAATGGTTCTTGATCCTTCTGTTAAGGTTAAAGGTCAGGAGAATGCATATAAGACAACGGTACAGGGAGCGGTTGGTGGTGCAGCTGGTGTTATACATTCAGTAGATAATGCACATACTGATTGCGAACCTAATGCTAATGTTGAGGCTATGCGTGTTTTCCTTGATAAAGCTAATATCGAGAGTCGCCCTCTTTGGAAGCCAATGCACAAGCAGCCTTGTTATAAAGATTGTCCAGCATATGTAAATGGTGTGAGCGAAAATCTTTTCAAAGTAGGTATGTGTTTACCAAGTGGACCATTAGTAACAGATGATGATGTAAAGTATATTGTTGAGAAAATAAAAGAAGCTATGGTTTAA